The Actinopolymorpha sp. NPDC004070 nucleotide sequence CGGGCACCCGGTCCGCCACGGCGGGAGGAGCAGACATGGCCGAGTACCTCATCTTCTTCAACCAGCAGTGGGTCGGCGACCACCCCGAGGAGTGGTACCGCGGGCGTGGGGCCCTCTCCATGGCGGTCGTGAACGAGATGAAGGCCGCCGGCGTGTACGTGTTCGGTGGTGGGCTGGAGGAGGAACCCGAGAAGGCGTTCAGCGCCGACGCGACCAGCGGCACTCTGATGATCACCGACGGGCCGTACGTCGAGACCAAGGAGTTCCTGGGCGGGTTCACCGTGGTGGACGTGGCCGACGACGAGGCCGCGAAGCTGTGGGCCGGCAAGGTCGCGGAAGCCTGCGGCTGGCCCCAGGAGGTTCGTCGGTTCAAGCCACGACGGCCGGTCTTCTGAGGACCCCGTCGGCGCGGCGATGCCCGGAGGAGCATGTCTGAGCTGTGCCCTAGGTTCGGCGCATGCCTGTCGAACCGGTTCACAGGGTCGCGGACGACCCGGCGGAGATCCTGCGGGCGCTCCCGGAGAAGTGGCACGCGCAGTTCCTGAGCGAGTACCACGCCGCTCTCGACGCGGCGCATGATCTCACTCGGTTCGCGCGGCTTCAGGAGATGTTGCGGACCTGGGGACTGCATGCAGGTGCGGTCTCCAGGCCTGCCTTCGAGGTGGCAGAGCGGGCCGTACGCGAGGACCGGCGCGGCGAGTTCGTTCCGATGGACGATGCGTCTCCGAGATGGCCCGACTGCAGGTGACTGCCGGGAAATCCCCACTGTCTTGGCCGACGCGAGTTCTCCGATACGTAGCCACGCACGACTGTGGCGCTCCCTGCTCGGGCGCTGGTCGCAGCTGTAAGTTGAGCGCATGACTGCCAGTCCCCCGGAACCCGTTGGATCGCCGGACCCTGGGGAAGATCCGGCCGCTATCTTCGAACTGCTTCCGGCGTCACATCGCGCCCAGTTCCGTGCCGAGTACGACCAAGCCCTCGATGCGGCACACGACCTTGCCCGGTTCACGCAGGTGAGGACTCTCCTGCGGCAGTGGCGCCTGCGGGCGATGGCCTACGCCCGGCCCGGATATCGGGAGGCCATACAGGACGGTGTCGAAGGTCGGGAAGACGCCTTTGTCCGCTACATCCCACCCGACTGGGCGGGCCGGCTTGTGACCTACAAGTTCGACGGCTTCCACGCGGGCTCTCTACGAGCTGAACGGGCGGCTGCCAATCGGCGTGCGAAACGGCGCCCTCCTGGAACGCCTGATGGAACTGCTGGAGAACCCACGGGATGCCGTGCGAGAGAGCCCAGGCCAGTCAGTTGCCTCGACGAAGTTGACCCAACGGCGAGCTGGCGAGAGTCCTCTCCCCGGACGGGTGTGGCAGGCGACCGATCCGGCCCGGGCGCGGCAGGTCAACGACTTCGGCGCCGGATGTCCCAGCCGTACGGGCTGAGGCGGGTCACGATCTCATCCGGTCCACGCCTGGCGCGGGCTGGACGATGGCACCGATCAGGCGCCGCCGGCCGAGAACCGGCCTGCTAGCGGCGGGCGGCCGCTGCGGGAACGGGTGCCTCCGCGGGCTTGCCCGTCTCGGAGTCCTTGCCGGCCTGACCAGCCGCCTCCGCTGCGTGCGCCTCGGCCTCGGGGCAACCAGGGTTCGCCGCCTTCGCGGTCACCTCGAACTCCCCGGGGAAGAGCACGGTGTAACGGACGTCACTGTCCGCGCCGAGGTCGATCAGATAGGACCGGTCGGGCTTGTCGTGGGTGTCGAAGACGACTCCCTCGGTCCCGGTTTCGATGACCTGGAAACCGCTGCGGATCTCGACCGTGGTGCGTATTCGGTCTCCGTGTGCAACCTTCATGCCGTGGTCTCCTCAGGCGCGGGCCGCGGATCCCTGTTCCCTGCGCGACGGGTCGGCGTGACCGGCACCAGGCCGGTTCCGGCGACCCATCCGCCGCCGCACTGCTTCTCGTCGTGGATGTGCCTACCGCGTCACGTGATCCCCGTCGCCGCCCGGCCGGCAGTCGGGTTCACCGCAACGGTGATCAGTATGCAGACAATACGCCGACGCCGCGCGCGAATCGCCTGATTTGCACGGCCCCTTTGTGACGCATGACAATCACCTGGTGAACGGCACGCCGGAGGACCGGTGGACATCGCGGGGACCCGCGGCGGCCCGGCGCGCCCTGGACGAGCTGGCCGCCGAGGTTCCGACCGTCGTCTTCGAGCGTCCGGACACCGGTTCGCCGGCGCAGGCCCGGCCCCGGGCACGCCAGCACGGCCCGCCCCAGGCCGCCGGTGCCGACCCGCCGGCGCCCGGGTCGCCGCCGCCCGCAGAGGGGTCGTACGACGCGCTCGCGGCAGTGATCAGGGAAAACGTGGACCGCTACCTCCGCGCCGCGGACGAGCACCGGCTGCCCAGCCGGGCCGAGCTCGCGGAGGTACGCGAGGACGCCGCCCGCCACGCCCGCGCGGACATCCCCATCGCCGACCTGCTCGCCGCGTACCACCTGAGCGCCCGGACAGGCTGGGAGGAGGTCGTCTCGGCGGACGACCCCGGTGAGCTGCGCCGGTGGAGCGACCACCTGCTGGCCTACGTGCGGTCGGTGACGGGCGCGGTGTCCAGCGGCTACGTCGAGGGGCACCAGCAGTTCAACGACGAGGAGAACACCGCCCGGCGGGCGCTCACCAGGGCGCTCCTGGCGGGCGAACCCGCCTCGGCCCACGCCGAACGCGCCGGGATCAGCCTCACCACCAACCACCTGGTGCTGGTGTTCACCATCAGCGGGCCGGACGACGTGGCCCCCGAGAAGGTCGGCCACCTGATCCAGGAAGAGCTGGACGCCTACGCCGGGTCCCCTGTGCTCACCGTGCTGGACGGGCGGCGTGGCGTCGCGCTCGTCCCCGCACCTGGCGACGCCCTGCCGTCGCTGGAGCTGGGCCTCGTGTCCCTGGCCGAGCGCCTGGGCGCGGCGCTCACCACCCCGGTCCTGGTCGGCGCCGAACGCGCGGTCGAGCTGGCAGCGATCCCGGACGCGGTGGACCAGGCCGACGAGATCGCCCACCTCGCGTACGGCCTGGGCCGCCCGCCCGGCGCGTACGTCCTCTCCGACGTGCTGTTGGAGTACCAGCTCACCCGGCCGGGGCGGGGACGGGACCGGCTGGCCCGGATTCTCGACTGCCTGGACGGGCACCCGCACCTGGTGGAGACGCTGCTCGCCTACCAGCGCAGCGGCCACAACCGCCGGCAGGCGGCCGCCGAGCTGCACGTGCACCCGAACACCCTCGACTACCGCCTGAACAGGGTGGCGAAGCTGACCAGGCTCGACCCGGGCCGGCCGGCCGACGCCCAGCTGCTGGCGGCCGCGGTGATCGCGCGCACTCCGCTGTCCGACGACTGAGCGGTCAGCCGGGTCAGCGCCCGGCCGGCCGAGGTCAGCGCCGGCCGGCCAGGGTCAGCGGCCGCGCGGCGCGTACATGATCACCGCCACGCCCACCAGGCAGATCGCGGCGCCGAGCAGGTCCCACCGGTCCGGGCGGAAGCGGTCGACGACGACGCCCCAGGCCAGTGAGCCGGCCACGAAGATTCCGCCGTACGCGGCCAGGATCCGGCCGAAGTTGGGGTCCGGCTGGAGGGTGGCGACGAAGCCGTACGCCCCCAGCGCGACGATGCCGGCGCCGATCCAGAGCACGCCCCGGTGTTCGCGAACGCCCTGCCAGATCAGCCAGGCGCCGCCGATCTCGGCGAGCGCCGCGACCACGAACAGGACCAGGGACCGTGCCACCGTCACCCACCGGACGCTACGGCACCGCGGTGGTGCCGCTCACCGGCCGTCCGGGTCGACCGCGAGGCGATATCCCCGTTTGGTGACCGTTCCGACGATGTGGGAATCCCCCAGCCGGGCCCGCAGCCGCGCGATCGCCATCTCCACCGCGTGCCCGTCCGCGCTGCGCGGCAGGGTGCGGAGCAGGTCGGCCCGGGACACCACGCGGCCCGGATGCTCGACGAGTGCCCGGAGCACGGCCATCGGGGCCGGGGCGAGCATCCGCATCTCCCCGTCCACGACGACAGCATGGCCGCGGATCTCCAGCCGGTGACCGGCCACCGCGACGTGGCGGGTGCGGTGCGCGGGCAGCCGGTCGGTCAGGGTGCGTACCAGTCCGCCGAGCCTGGCCCGGGCCGGTTGCAGCGTGGGCACGCCGCGCCGGGCGAGCGGACCGGCGGCCACCGGGCCCACACAGGCGGCGAGCACCCCGCTCCGGAACGCCTCGAGTACGGCCCCCTCCTCAGCACCCGAGACCTCCAACAGAGCGGCCGCCGCGGGCGCGCTGGTGAACGTGACCGCGTCGACGTAGCGGAGCTTCACCAGCTCCACCAGCCGGACGAGCGGAGCCACGTCCTCGGGCAGCACCCAGCGGTAGACGGGCACCTCGACCACCGAGGCGCCCGCGGACCGCAGCGCCGCGACGAAATCCGGCAGCGGCTCGCCGTGCAACTGGACCGCGATCCGCAGACCGCGTACGCCGCCGGCCAGCAGGTGGTCGAGCACCTCCTGCGAACACTCCGACTCAGGCGCCCAGGTCTCGGTCAGCCCGGCCGCGCGGATCGCACCACGCGCCTTCGGCCCCCTCGCGAGCAACCGGGCACCGGCCAGCGCGGCCAGCAGCCCGTCGGCCAGGCCGGCGCTCTCCGCGGCTTCCAGCCAGCCCCGGAAACCGATCCCGGTCGTGGCCACCGCGACGTCGATGCCCTGCGCCAGGCACAGCCGCGTCGCCGCCTGCAGCGCCCGGTCGTCGGCCAGCGGGACGATCCGGATGGCCGGGGCCTCGACGACCCGCGCTCCCCGGCGTTCGAGCAACGCCACGAGCTCCTCCCGGCGGCGGGCCGCGGTCACCCCGACGGTGAAGCCGGTGAGCGGCCGCAGCTCCGTGGAGACCTCCGCGGCCCGCGGCGGTTCGGCGCTCGCCCCCGCCGCCGGCGGCGGCAACCCCGCGGCCGGGGCCTCGCCCTGCCGGATCGGTGTCATCGCCGGTCCCCGAGGGCGACCGACACCACGCCGCCGTCACAGTTGACGGCGTACGTCGGCACGGCAACCCCCGGGGTGCCGAGGCACTGCCCGGTCCGCAGATCGAACGCCTGCTTGAACATCGGCGAGATGAGCACCGGAACCTCCCCGGCGCTGCCGACGATGCCGCGGGACAGGACGTACGCACCGGAGAACGGGTCGCGGTTGCCCACGGCGTGTACCTGCCCGTCGTGGGTGCGGACGACGGCGACCTGTTCCCCGCCGACCAGTGCCGCGACCGGGCGTTCGGGCACCAGGTCGGACTCGGCGCACACCGCGACCCAGGTGTGGTTCCACGTCGTTCCCGCGGGTTCGCTCAGCACTGCTGTCATCTGTCAACCTCTCCTTGCGTGCGCGTCGCCAGGGTGGGGCCGGCGACGAGGACGGGCGCGTCGGCGGGTACCGCCTGGCCGCGTTGGGTGACGAACTCGATCGACGGATCCGGCGTTCCGGGCGCGTTGACGAACGACACGAAGCGGCCGAGCTTCTCCGGGTCGTTCAGGGTCGCCGCCCACTCGTCGCTGTAGCTGCCGACGTGGCGTTCCATGGCCGCGTCGAGATCGGCGCAGATACCGAGCGCGTCGTCGACGATCACCGACCGGAGGTGGTCCAGGCCGCCGTCCATGCCCTCGATCCAGGCGGCGGTGCGCTGGAGCCGGTCGGCCGTGCGTACGTAGAACATCAGGAACCGGTCGATGGTGCGGACGAGAGTCTCGGTGTCCAGGTCGGTGGCGAACAGGTCCGCGTGCCTGGGGCGGAAGCCGCCGTTGCCGCCCAAGAAGAGGTTCCAGCCGTTCTCCGTCGCGATCACGCCGACGTCCTTGCCTCGCGCCTCGGCACACTCGCGTGCGCAGCCCGACACCGCCGCCTTGATCTTGTGCGGGGAGCGCAGACCGCGGTAGCGCAACTCCAGGTTGACGGCGAGACTCACCGAGTCCTGTACGCCGAAGCGGCACCAGGTCGTGCCCACACAGGACTTCACCGTCCGGACCGCCTTGCCGTACGCATGCCCGGACTCCATCCCCGCGTCGACCAGCCGGCGCCAGATCAGCGGCAGCTGCTCCACCCGGGCGCCGAGCAGGTCGATGCGCTGCGCACCGGTGATCTTCGTGTAGAGGTTGAAGTCCCGGGCGACCTCGGCGATCACCAGCAGCTTGTCCGGCGTGATCTCACCACCCGGGATGCGTGGGACGACGGAGTAGGTGCCGTTGCGCTGAAGGTTGGCGAGGAAGCGGTCGTTGGTGTCCTGCAGCGCGGCCTGCTCACCGTCCAGGATGTGCCCGTTGCCCAGGCTCGACAGGATGGAGGCGATCGCGGGCTTGCAGACGTCGCATCCCCGCCCGGTGCCGAACTCCGCCACGATCCGGGAGAAGGTGCGCAGCTCGCGCACCCGCACCAGGTCGAAGAGCTCCTGCCGGGAGTGCGAGAAGTGCTCGCACATCGCCTTCGACTGCTCCACGCCCGCCTGGGTGAGCAGCGTCTTCAGCAGGGGTACGCACGACCCGCAACCGGTGCCCGCCCGGGTGCACGCCTTCAGCCCGGCGACGTCGCTGTGCCCGTCCCCCACCGCGGTGAGGATGTCGTCCTTGGTGACCGCGTGACAGGAGCACACCTGCGCACCGCCGGGCAGGTCGCCGGACACCTCCCCGGAGCCGAGGAAGTCCGCCAGCTTCCCGGGCAAGGGGCCGTTGACACTGGCCCTCAGCACGGCGTAGGCCGAGGCATCGCCGACCAGGATCCCGCCGAGCAAAGTCTGCGCGTCGTCGGTGAGCGCGAGCTTGGCGTAGATGCCGTGCGCGGGGTCGGAGTAGACCACGTCCAGTTCGCCGGCCGGTGTGCCGAAACTCGCCACGTCCACGCCGAGCAGCTTGAGCTTGGTCGAGGTGTCGGCGGCCGCGAACGTATCGTCGCCGCCCAGCAGTCGACCGGCCACCACCTCGGCCATGGCGTAGCCGGGTGCCACCAGGCCGTGCACCCGCCCGTCCACGTTCGCGCACTCCCCGATCGCGTACACGTCCGGATCGGACGTACGACAGGTCCGGTCGACGACGACGCCACCGCGCGGGCCGACTTCCAGGCCGCACGAACGGGCGAGGTCGTCACGGGGACGGACGCCGGCCGCGAAGACCACGGTGTCCACGTCGATGCCCGGTTCGGTGACAGTGGGCTCGTCGGTGCTGTCGACATCATCCGCGCCGAACACCATCCGCCGCACGCAGCCGTCCGGCCCGGCCTCCAGCCGCTCGGTCCTCGTCGCGGCGTGCACGGTGAGTCCGAGCGCCTCGACGTGCCGGCGCAGCATCGCGCCGCCGGCCTCGTCGAGCTGCATCGGCATCAGCCGCGGCGCGAACTCCACCACGTGGGTGCGAAGTCCCAGCAGGCGAAGTGCATTCGCTGCCTCCAGGCCGAGAAGGCCGCCGCCCACCACCGCGCCCGCGTGGCGTCCGGCGCAGTGGGCCGCGAGCGCTTCCAGGTCCTCCAGCGTGCGGTACACGAAACAGCCCGGCAGGTCGCTGCCGGCCACGGGGGGCACGAACGGGTACGACCCGGTGGCCAGGACCAGCGCGTCGTAGGCGTACTCGCCCCGCGCGGTGGTGACCACCCGGCGGTCCCGGTCGACCGACAACGCGGGCTCACCCAGACGTAGGGTCACCTCCGCGGCGTCGTCGTAGAACCCCTCGGGCACCAGGGAGAGTTCCTCCGCCGAGGTGCCGGTGAAGTACGCCGACAGGCCCACCCGGTCGTACGCGGGCCGGCTCTCCTCCGCGAGCACCGTCACCTCCCACCGGCCCTCGGTGTCCCGGGCGCGCAACGCCTCCACGAACCGCTGCCCCACCATGCCGTTGCCGACGACGACGAGCTTCATGCGACCACCTCCTCCGGCGCGGGGACGTGCGCCGGGCCCGCGGACAGCGCGGCGACGAACCCCTCGATGGTGTCGCGGCAGCCACCGCAACCTGTACTTGCGCGGGTGGCCCGCGCGACCTGCTCGGTAGTACGCGCACCGGCCAGCCACGCGCTCGCGATGCCGCCGGCGGTGACGCCGTTGCACCGGCACAGCGTGTCGCCGGCGGCGGGCCCGCCCGCCGATCCGCTCGCGGCCGGACCGGCGCCGGGGCGGGCGAACAGCAGCGACCGCGCGTCCGCCGGCACCGGCGCGTCCCGGTCGAACAGCTGGGTGACCGTGCCGACGCTCGGGTTGTCGCCGAGCAGGATCGCGCCGACCAGCCGGCGTTCGCGGATGAGCACCTTCTGGTAGACGTGCCGTGCCGGGTCGGCGAAGGTCACCACCTCGGTGGCCTCGTCGCGCACGTGTGGATCGCCCATGGTGGCGAGGTCGACGCCGGGCGCCTTGAGCCGGGTGACCAGCCTCGACCCGGCGTACGTCCCGCCGTGCCCGGCGACCACCCTGGCCGCGACCCTGGCCTGCTCCCACGCGGGCGCGACCAGGCCGTACACCCGGCCGCGGTGCTCGGCGCAGTCGCCGAGGGCGAGGATCGCGGGGTCGGAGGTACGCATCCGGTCGTCCACCACGATCCCGAGGCCGGTGCGCAAGCCGGCATTGACAGCGAGCCCGGTGTCGGGCCGTACGCCGCACGCGACCACCAGCAGGTCGGCCGGGATCCGGGTGCCGTCCTCCAGTACGACGCCACACACGTGCCCGTCCTCATCGGTGACGACGGCCGCCGTCGCCGCCTCGACCAGCACCTCGACCCCCAACTCGGCAAGCGTTCCGGTGAGGATGCGACTGGCGTCAAGGTCGAGTTGGCGTTCCATCAGGTGACCGCGGGCGTGCACGACGCGGGCCCGAAGTCCCCGCCGGGCAAGGCCGCGCGCTGCCTCCAGGCCGAGCAGACCGCCGCCGAGCACCACGACGTCGCGAGCCCCGCGCGCCGCGGCCAGGATCCGCCGGCAGTCGGCGAGGGTCCGGAACACGGCTGCGCCCTCCACGAGCGAACCGTCGTCGTGGCACAGCCCCTTCACCGTGGGGACGACCGGCCGGCTTCCGGTGGCGAGCACCAGCACGTCGTACCGCGTCCGGCTCCCGTCGTCGGCGTACACCACGCGCCGACCCGGGTCGATCGCGGTGACCGAGACCCCGGTGCGCAGGTCCAGCGCACCGGACGGTTCGGGCAACGCGAGGTCGTCCGGCGCGAGCCGGCCGGACAGCAGCTCCGGCAGCAGGATCCGGTTGTACGCCCGGCCGGGCTCGGCACCGAACACGACCAGCGGACGGTGCGGGTCGAGTGCGCGCAGGTCGGCCGCGAACCTCGTACCGGCCATCCCGTTGCCCGCCACCACGACGCTCATCGGCTCGCCTCCAGCCGGACCGCGCAGACCTTGAACTCCGGCATCCGCGACGTCGGGTCCAGCGCCGGGTTGGTGAGGACGTTGGCCCGGCCCGCACCCGGCCAGTGGAACGGCATGAACACCGTGTCCACCCGGATCGTCTCGGTCAGCCGGGCGGGTGCCACGGCGACGCCGCGCCGGCTCACCACCCGTACGTCGTCGCCCTCGGCAAGGCCGTGGCGTTCGGCCAGCACCGGATGCACCTCCACGAACGGCCCGGGCGCCGCCTTCGCAAGTGCCGGGACCCTCCTCGTCTGGGCGCCGCTCTGGTACTGCGCCAGCACCCGGCCGGTGGTGAGGTAGACCGGGTACGCCTCGTCCACGTCCTCCACCGCTGGCCGGTGGTCGACCCGCACGAACCTCGCCCGGCCGTCCGGTGTGGCGAAGCGCTCCAGGAACATCCGCGGTGTCCCGGGGTGGGCGGGCCCCGGGCACGGCCAGAAGACCCCGCCCTCGGCGTCGATGCGCTCGTAGCTGATCCCCGCGTAGTCGGCGGGACCACCCGCACTGGCCCGGCCGAGTTCGGCGAAGACCCGGCCCGGGTCGGTCTCCACGGCAGGTCCACGGCCGAGAGCGTCCGCGAGCCCGGCCAGGATCTCCAGGTCGGTGCGCACCTGCGCCGGCGGCGGACGCAGCCGGCGGCGCCGGATCACCCGCCCCTCCAGGTTGGTCATGGTGCCGTCCTCCTCGGCCCACTGGGCGCTGGGCAGCACCACGTCGGCGAGGTCGGCGGTCTCCGAGCGCACCAGGTCGGCAACCACGAGCAGGTCCAGCCCGGCCAGGCGTTCCTCGACCCGGGTGGCCGCGGGTGCCGACACGACCGGGTTGGTGCCGAACACCAGCAGGACCTTCGGCCCACTCGGCCGGCCGAGGGAGTCCAAAAGTTCGTACGCGCTCGGCCCGGGACCGGGTAGGTCGTCCGGGGCGACACCCCACACACCCGCCACGTGCGCGCGGGCCGCCGGGTCGTCGATGCGGCGGTAGCCGGGCAACTGGTCGGCCTTCTGCCCGTGCTCGCGGCCGCCCTGCCCGTTGCCCTGCCCGGTGAGGCAGCCGTACCCCGAACCCTGCTTGCCCGGAAGCCCCAGTGCCAAGGCCAGGTTGACGAACGCGCTCACCGTGTCCGTTCCCTTGGCGTGCTGCTCCGCGCCGCGTCCGGTGAGCACCATCGCCTTGTCAGCGGTGGCCAGCAGCCGGACCGCCTCCCGTTGCTGGGCCGCAGGCACCCCGGTGACCCGCTCGACGCGTTCGGGCCAGTAGGTCATCGCGATCGGCCGGACGTCGGCCAGACCGGTGGTGCGGGCCGCGACGTACTCGCTGTCGGCGTACCCCTCCACCAGCACGATGTGCAGCAATCCCAGCGCGAGCGCCAGGTCGGTGCCCGGCGTGGGCTGCAGGTGCAGCCGGGCACGCTCGGCCGTCGGCGTACGCCGCGGGTCGACGACGATCAGCCCGCCGGTGTCCGGCCGCGATGCGGTGAGCACGCGCAGGAACGGCGGCATGGTCTCCGCCGCGTTGCCACCGACGAGGAGGACCACGTCGGCCGCGGCGATGTCGCCCAGCGGGAACGGCAGACCGCGGTCGAGCCCGAAGGCCCGGTTGGCGGCCGCGGCCGCCGACGACATGCAGAACCTGCCGTTGTAGTCGATGTTCGGCGTGCGCAGGACCGTCCGGGCGAACTTCCCCAGCATGTAGGCCTTCTCGTTCGTCAGGCCCCCGCCGCCGAGCACCGCCACGGCACCGGGCCCGTGTTCGGCCTGCACCCGCGCGATCGCCGCGCCGACGGTGCCGAACGCCCTCTCCCACGACGCGGGCGCGAGCGGCTCATCCCGCGAGGCCCGCATCAGCGGCGTGCGCAGCCGGTCGGTGGTGGAGAGGAGTTCGGCCGCCGTCCAGCCCTTCTGGCACAGGGCGGCGGCGTTGTCCCCGTGTGCGCGGGGAGCCACCACCACGTTCTCCGAGCCCTGTTCCCCCGCGGCCCGCACCGCGCTCAGCCCCATCCCGCACTGCAGTGCGCAGTACGGACAGTGCGTCGCCACCGGAGCGGAATCGGACATGTCGTCGAGCCTGCGGTCCCACCGTTTCACGCCTGGGTCCCCTCTGTTTCGAGTCTGTCAACGCACGCTCACCGGTCCCCGGATCGCTCAGACCGCCGCCTCGGCGAGGCTCGGCATCCGGGCGGTCAGCAGGTGCCGGCGCAGGAAGCACCACCAGGTCACGCCGAGACACAGCGCGTAGAAGGCGGCGTACGCGACGACCGCCGTGGCGACCGATCCGGTCGCGCCGAGGGAGGCGCCGTACGCCCGCGGGATGAGGAACCCGCCGAACGCCCCGACCGCGGAGATGATCCCGACCGCCGCGCCGGCCTC carries:
- a CDS encoding YciI family protein — encoded protein: MAEYLIFFNQQWVGDHPEEWYRGRGALSMAVVNEMKAAGVYVFGGGLEEEPEKAFSADATSGTLMITDGPYVETKEFLGGFTVVDVADDEAAKLWAGKVAEACGWPQEVRRFKPRRPVF
- a CDS encoding DUF6247 family protein — its product is MPVEPVHRVADDPAEILRALPEKWHAQFLSEYHAALDAAHDLTRFARLQEMLRTWGLHAGAVSRPAFEVAERAVREDRRGEFVPMDDASPRWPDCR
- a CDS encoding DUF6247 family protein, whose amino-acid sequence is MTASPPEPVGSPDPGEDPAAIFELLPASHRAQFRAEYDQALDAAHDLARFTQVRTLLRQWRLRAMAYARPGYREAIQDGVEGREDAFVRYIPPDWAGRLVTYKFDGFHAGSLRAERAAANRRAKRRPPGTPDGTAGEPTGCRAREPRPVSCLDEVDPTASWRESSPRTGVAGDRSGPGAAGQRLRRRMSQPYGLRRVTISSGPRLARAGRWHRSGAAGREPAC
- a CDS encoding helix-turn-helix domain-containing protein, with the translated sequence MNGTPEDRWTSRGPAAARRALDELAAEVPTVVFERPDTGSPAQARPRARQHGPPQAAGADPPAPGSPPPAEGSYDALAAVIRENVDRYLRAADEHRLPSRAELAEVREDAARHARADIPIADLLAAYHLSARTGWEEVVSADDPGELRRWSDHLLAYVRSVTGAVSSGYVEGHQQFNDEENTARRALTRALLAGEPASAHAERAGISLTTNHLVLVFTISGPDDVAPEKVGHLIQEELDAYAGSPVLTVLDGRRGVALVPAPGDALPSLELGLVSLAERLGAALTTPVLVGAERAVELAAIPDAVDQADEIAHLAYGLGRPPGAYVLSDVLLEYQLTRPGRGRDRLARILDCLDGHPHLVETLLAYQRSGHNRRQAAAELHVHPNTLDYRLNRVAKLTRLDPGRPADAQLLAAAVIARTPLSDD
- a CDS encoding YnfA family protein, whose translation is MTVARSLVLFVVAALAEIGGAWLIWQGVREHRGVLWIGAGIVALGAYGFVATLQPDPNFGRILAAYGGIFVAGSLAWGVVVDRFRPDRWDLLGAAICLVGVAVIMYAPRGR
- a CDS encoding uroporphyrinogen-III synthase is translated as MTPIRQGEAPAAGLPPPAAGASAEPPRAAEVSTELRPLTGFTVGVTAARRREELVALLERRGARVVEAPAIRIVPLADDRALQAATRLCLAQGIDVAVATTGIGFRGWLEAAESAGLADGLLAALAGARLLARGPKARGAIRAAGLTETWAPESECSQEVLDHLLAGGVRGLRIAVQLHGEPLPDFVAALRSAGASVVEVPVYRWVLPEDVAPLVRLVELVKLRYVDAVTFTSAPAAAALLEVSGAEEGAVLEAFRSGVLAACVGPVAAGPLARRGVPTLQPARARLGGLVRTLTDRLPAHRTRHVAVAGHRLEIRGHAVVVDGEMRMLAPAPMAVLRALVEHPGRVVSRADLLRTLPRSADGHAVEMAIARLRARLGDSHIVGTVTKRGYRLAVDPDGR
- the nirD gene encoding nitrite reductase small subunit NirD produces the protein MTAVLSEPAGTTWNHTWVAVCAESDLVPERPVAALVGGEQVAVVRTHDGQVHAVGNRDPFSGAYVLSRGIVGSAGEVPVLISPMFKQAFDLRTGQCLGTPGVAVPTYAVNCDGGVVSVALGDRR
- the nirB gene encoding nitrite reductase large subunit NirB — translated: MKLVVVGNGMVGQRFVEALRARDTEGRWEVTVLAEESRPAYDRVGLSAYFTGTSAEELSLVPEGFYDDAAEVTLRLGEPALSVDRDRRVVTTARGEYAYDALVLATGSYPFVPPVAGSDLPGCFVYRTLEDLEALAAHCAGRHAGAVVGGGLLGLEAANALRLLGLRTHVVEFAPRLMPMQLDEAGGAMLRRHVEALGLTVHAATRTERLEAGPDGCVRRMVFGADDVDSTDEPTVTEPGIDVDTVVFAAGVRPRDDLARSCGLEVGPRGGVVVDRTCRTSDPDVYAIGECANVDGRVHGLVAPGYAMAEVVAGRLLGGDDTFAAADTSTKLKLLGVDVASFGTPAGELDVVYSDPAHGIYAKLALTDDAQTLLGGILVGDASAYAVLRASVNGPLPGKLADFLGSGEVSGDLPGGAQVCSCHAVTKDDILTAVGDGHSDVAGLKACTRAGTGCGSCVPLLKTLLTQAGVEQSKAMCEHFSHSRQELFDLVRVRELRTFSRIVAEFGTGRGCDVCKPAIASILSSLGNGHILDGEQAALQDTNDRFLANLQRNGTYSVVPRIPGGEITPDKLLVIAEVARDFNLYTKITGAQRIDLLGARVEQLPLIWRRLVDAGMESGHAYGKAVRTVKSCVGTTWCRFGVQDSVSLAVNLELRYRGLRSPHKIKAAVSGCARECAEARGKDVGVIATENGWNLFLGGNGGFRPRHADLFATDLDTETLVRTIDRFLMFYVRTADRLQRTAAWIEGMDGGLDHLRSVIVDDALGICADLDAAMERHVGSYSDEWAATLNDPEKLGRFVSFVNAPGTPDPSIEFVTQRGQAVPADAPVLVAGPTLATRTQGEVDR
- a CDS encoding FAD-dependent oxidoreductase, whose protein sequence is MSVVVAGNGMAGTRFAADLRALDPHRPLVVFGAEPGRAYNRILLPELLSGRLAPDDLALPEPSGALDLRTGVSVTAIDPGRRVVYADDGSRTRYDVLVLATGSRPVVPTVKGLCHDDGSLVEGAAVFRTLADCRRILAAARGARDVVVLGGGLLGLEAARGLARRGLRARVVHARGHLMERQLDLDASRILTGTLAELGVEVLVEAATAAVVTDEDGHVCGVVLEDGTRIPADLLVVACGVRPDTGLAVNAGLRTGLGIVVDDRMRTSDPAILALGDCAEHRGRVYGLVAPAWEQARVAARVVAGHGGTYAGSRLVTRLKAPGVDLATMGDPHVRDEATEVVTFADPARHVYQKVLIRERRLVGAILLGDNPSVGTVTQLFDRDAPVPADARSLLFARPGAGPAASGSAGGPAAGDTLCRCNGVTAGGIASAWLAGARTTEQVARATRASTGCGGCRDTIEGFVAALSAGPAHVPAPEEVVA
- a CDS encoding molybdopterin-dependent oxidoreductase: MSDSAPVATHCPYCALQCGMGLSAVRAAGEQGSENVVVAPRAHGDNAAALCQKGWTAAELLSTTDRLRTPLMRASRDEPLAPASWERAFGTVGAAIARVQAEHGPGAVAVLGGGGLTNEKAYMLGKFARTVLRTPNIDYNGRFCMSSAAAAANRAFGLDRGLPFPLGDIAAADVVLLVGGNAAETMPPFLRVLTASRPDTGGLIVVDPRRTPTAERARLHLQPTPGTDLALALGLLHIVLVEGYADSEYVAARTTGLADVRPIAMTYWPERVERVTGVPAAQQREAVRLLATADKAMVLTGRGAEQHAKGTDTVSAFVNLALALGLPGKQGSGYGCLTGQGNGQGGREHGQKADQLPGYRRIDDPAARAHVAGVWGVAPDDLPGPGPSAYELLDSLGRPSGPKVLLVFGTNPVVSAPAATRVEERLAGLDLLVVADLVRSETADLADVVLPSAQWAEEDGTMTNLEGRVIRRRRLRPPPAQVRTDLEILAGLADALGRGPAVETDPGRVFAELGRASAGGPADYAGISYERIDAEGGVFWPCPGPAHPGTPRMFLERFATPDGRARFVRVDHRPAVEDVDEAYPVYLTTGRVLAQYQSGAQTRRVPALAKAAPGPFVEVHPVLAERHGLAEGDDVRVVSRRGVAVAPARLTETIRVDTVFMPFHWPGAGRANVLTNPALDPTSRMPEFKVCAVRLEASR